Within Elizabethkingia sp. JS20170427COW, the genomic segment AATTAGAAACTGAAATTGCAAAACTTATCACCGATGTAGTTCCTAATATTGACAAAATCAGAATGGTTTCTTCAGGAACTGAAGCTTGTATGAGTGCTATCCGTTTGGCAAGAGGATATACTGGAAGAGATAAATTCATCAAATTTGAAGGATGCTACCATGGCCATTCCGATTCCTTTTTAATACAAGCGGGTAGTGGTGCTGCAACTTTTGGAGATCCTAATAGCCCTGGAGTAACCAAAGGAACAGCAAAAGACACCCTTCTTGCAAGATACAATGATGCAGAGCAAGTTGAGGAAATCTTTAGAAATAACCCTGGCGAAATTGCTGCTGTGATCGTTGAACCTATCGCTGGTAACATGGGCTGTGTACTTCCAGAAAACAATTTCCACCAAAAGCTAAGACAAATTTGTGATGCTAACGGTGCTTTATTGATTTTTGATGAAGTAATGACAGGCTTTAGACTTGGTATGGGAGGAGCTCAGGAAGCTTTACAAATAGATCCGGACATCGTATGCTTTGGTAAAGTTATCGGAGGAGGAATGCCTGTGGGAGGTTTTGCTGCCCGTAATGAAATTATGGATCATCTTTCTCCTTTAGGTAGAGTATATCAAGCCGGAACACTTAGTGGAAACCCTTTAGCAATGCGTGCTGGACTTACCACACTTCAACTAATTAAAGACGATGCAGATTTCTTTAACAGAATTAACCAAACAGCAAAAACTTTAGATTACGAAATCGGTAAAATTCTGAATGAAAAAGGTATTGTACATAAAATCAACAGATACGGAAGTATGATGTCCATCTTCTTCCACACCAATAAAGTTTCTAACTTTAATGAATCTGCAGATGCTAACCATGCTCTTTTCAATACTTTCTTCCACCACATGTTAGCAGAAGGCATTTACCTTGCTCCTAGTGGTTTTGAAACTTGGTTTATCTCCGATGCTATTAAAGATGCCGAAATAGATAAGACCTTGGAAGCAGTTAGAAAATTTAATTTTGCATAAAACAACAAAAGCTACCCCAAAAAGGTAGCTTTTTATTTTCCTTTGATTCAGGTTTAAAAAATTCCTCTTCTTAAATGATTGATGATAAATCCCAAGTTAAGATTTAAAGTATATCTAATTTTTGCTCCATACCCCTTTTTGCCAGGCTCGAAGCCTAGAGAAGATTGCAAAGGAAAATACACTTCTATAAAATCTGGAATGATTTTCAACTTCAAACCACTATCCCAAATAAATTCTGGGGAATGATACGTATTTTTATACACTCCTACGTCTGCATATAAATTAAACCATTTCCAGAGATGAGTATCGAAATTACCTGCCAGTAGCCATTGATTTACACTGGTGTTAAAATTAGATTTAAAACCTCCTTCCGCTAAAATATATTGCTGGCTTAAGAAGCCTTTTACCGCAGACTGTCCCAATAGTCCATAGTTAAATGCATAATTGGATACTCT encodes:
- the hemL gene encoding glutamate-1-semialdehyde 2,1-aminomutase yields the protein MLYQRSSALFDEAQRYIPGGVNSPVRAFKSVGGVPVFMKSAKGAYLTDADDRTYVDYINSWGPAIVGHTHPVVLEAIQKQAENGFSFGTPTELETEIAKLITDVVPNIDKIRMVSSGTEACMSAIRLARGYTGRDKFIKFEGCYHGHSDSFLIQAGSGAATFGDPNSPGVTKGTAKDTLLARYNDAEQVEEIFRNNPGEIAAVIVEPIAGNMGCVLPENNFHQKLRQICDANGALLIFDEVMTGFRLGMGGAQEALQIDPDIVCFGKVIGGGMPVGGFAARNEIMDHLSPLGRVYQAGTLSGNPLAMRAGLTTLQLIKDDADFFNRINQTAKTLDYEIGKILNEKGIVHKINRYGSMMSIFFHTNKVSNFNESADANHALFNTFFHHMLAEGIYLAPSGFETWFISDAIKDAEIDKTLEAVRKFNFA